The following are from one region of the Salicibibacter kimchii genome:
- the fadH gene encoding 2,4-dienoyl-CoA reductase yields MSADQYKQPMLPEESLKGKVAIITGGATGLGEAMAMEYARLGANIVIASRKQEKLDEAKKEIETHGTKVKTIQMDVREPDQVENMVSETVAAFGKIDILVNNAAGNFLVKAIDMSTNAWNIVINIVLNGTWYCSQSVAKQMIAQDTPGTILNVGATYAWTGGPLTAHSAAAKAGVDALTKTLAVEWAHHNIRVNMITPGPTEETGAVSQLWASPEQEEQILDNIPAHRLSTRQEVANLASYLVSDYASYVTGANHVIDGGGWLNKGRYNEG; encoded by the coding sequence ATGTCAGCTGACCAATATAAGCAACCGATGCTACCTGAAGAAAGTTTAAAAGGTAAGGTTGCTATTATCACAGGAGGAGCCACAGGCCTAGGCGAAGCGATGGCCATGGAATATGCACGTCTTGGCGCTAACATTGTCATCGCGAGTCGCAAACAGGAAAAATTGGACGAAGCGAAAAAAGAAATAGAAACCCATGGAACAAAAGTCAAAACTATACAAATGGACGTTCGGGAACCGGATCAAGTGGAGAATATGGTGTCTGAAACCGTAGCTGCATTTGGAAAAATTGATATTTTAGTCAACAATGCCGCCGGAAATTTTCTTGTTAAAGCGATTGACATGTCCACCAATGCGTGGAATATCGTCATTAATATTGTTTTAAATGGCACTTGGTATTGCAGTCAAAGTGTTGCGAAACAAATGATCGCTCAAGATACTCCGGGGACAATTTTAAACGTAGGAGCTACCTATGCTTGGACCGGTGGCCCATTAACAGCCCATTCGGCCGCGGCGAAAGCAGGGGTAGACGCTTTAACCAAAACACTGGCTGTAGAATGGGCGCACCATAATATTCGTGTAAATATGATCACACCGGGTCCGACAGAGGAAACAGGCGCGGTTAGCCAGCTATGGGCAAGTCCGGAACAAGAGGAACAAATATTAGACAATATTCCAGCGCATCGACTATCCACGCGGCAGGAAGTGGCAAACTTGGCATCTTATTTGGTAAGCGATTATGCAAGCTATGTTACGGGTGCGAATCATGTTATAGATGGTGGGGGGTGGCTGAACAAAGGGAGATATAATGAAGGCTAG
- a CDS encoding SDR family NAD(P)-dependent oxidoreductase produces MRHLDNKVVIVTGAGRGIGREIALLMASEGAKVLVNDLGGEASGEGKDIKVADQVAADIQEAGGEAVANYDSVSEFENGQKMVQQAIDAFGSIDIVVNNAGILRDRMIFNMTEEEWDAVIGVHLKGTFNMTRAAAPHFKAQKSGRFINFTSTSGLIGNIGQANYGAAKMGIAGMTKVTALDMARYNVTANTIAPFAWSRLIGSIPTENEEQEKRVEKIKKMTPADIAPLVSYLGSEDASDVTGQIFGVRGKEIMLFSQPRPIRSAYNNEGWSVDDIGETVKEAFKNDFASLDVSSDVFPYDPLV; encoded by the coding sequence ATGAGACATCTGGATAACAAAGTAGTAATTGTAACAGGGGCAGGAAGAGGAATTGGTCGAGAAATTGCTTTACTGATGGCAAGTGAAGGCGCAAAAGTACTTGTCAATGATTTGGGCGGTGAAGCAAGCGGAGAAGGAAAAGACATTAAAGTTGCTGATCAAGTAGCTGCTGACATTCAGGAAGCAGGAGGAGAGGCTGTCGCGAATTACGATTCTGTCTCAGAGTTTGAAAACGGTCAAAAAATGGTGCAACAAGCGATCGATGCATTCGGCAGCATTGATATCGTCGTCAATAATGCCGGCATCTTAAGGGATCGTATGATTTTCAATATGACAGAAGAAGAATGGGATGCGGTTATTGGTGTCCACTTGAAAGGGACATTCAATATGACGCGTGCGGCTGCCCCGCATTTTAAAGCGCAAAAAAGCGGACGCTTCATTAACTTTACCTCTACTTCTGGCCTCATAGGAAACATTGGACAGGCCAATTATGGAGCAGCAAAGATGGGAATTGCTGGGATGACGAAAGTAACTGCGCTTGACATGGCTCGATATAACGTTACGGCCAATACGATCGCTCCGTTTGCATGGAGTCGTCTCATCGGTTCCATTCCAACGGAAAATGAAGAACAGGAAAAGCGGGTGGAAAAAATAAAAAAAATGACCCCTGCCGATATTGCGCCTCTCGTATCGTATTTAGGAAGTGAAGATGCATCGGATGTTACCGGTCAAATTTTCGGCGTTCGAGGTAAAGAAATTATGCTGTTTTCGCAACCACGACCTATTCGTTCAGCCTATAATAACGAAGGATGGAGTGTTGACGATATTGGAGAAACGGTAAAGGAAGCGTTTAAAAATGACTTCGCTTCCCTTGATGTTTCCTCGGATGTATTTCCTTATGATCCGCTAGTGTAA
- a CDS encoding MFS transporter has protein sequence MIIVPKWYFGWNIVGAAAIITLLTVGMRMGVGPFVLPIMDDLQFTRTELSTIIAVGMIVYGIGMPIAGYLVEKYSTNMVLILGIIIVTISCVWTVLAQHPVNFFMAFGVFLSFGLAFTSPVALTPVISRWFTQLRGRALFYLSTGSMAGIAIMTPVFSFLIEQFGWQTTILCFAAAFLILIIPATIFIIRDHPPESAGQSMSSSNVQKDPSTALTWKKAIATRPFWFIAFGLFACGFSMNLLGTHGVPMLQDHGFDPLTASFAIGLIGIVAIPSTLFMGVLSDKLQRKHLLASIYFVRGLGMVALVIVTVTWQLYMVAAVAGIVWAGSIALSSAILSDVYGVRLVGLLYGWTYFGHQIGAMLSSWLGGWGYETYGTHLVAFGITGILLIAASVVSLWLSSSLKQRQNYKPEEMVQSG, from the coding sequence GTGATTATCGTTCCAAAATGGTATTTTGGCTGGAATATTGTCGGGGCGGCTGCCATTATCACGTTGTTGACGGTAGGGATGCGGATGGGCGTCGGCCCTTTTGTTCTGCCTATAATGGACGATTTACAATTTACTCGTACCGAGTTGTCCACAATCATTGCGGTAGGGATGATCGTTTATGGCATTGGTATGCCGATCGCGGGTTATCTGGTAGAAAAATATAGCACTAATATGGTGCTGATTTTAGGGATTATCATCGTCACCATTTCCTGTGTGTGGACCGTCTTGGCGCAACATCCGGTAAACTTCTTTATGGCATTCGGTGTTTTTTTATCGTTTGGGCTAGCTTTTACGAGCCCGGTGGCTCTTACACCCGTCATTAGTCGTTGGTTTACCCAACTTAGAGGCAGGGCGTTATTTTATTTATCGACGGGTTCCATGGCTGGTATCGCCATCATGACCCCGGTGTTCTCGTTTTTAATTGAACAGTTTGGATGGCAGACGACCATCTTATGCTTTGCCGCAGCTTTTCTCATCCTCATCATTCCTGCAACCATTTTCATTATTCGTGACCACCCGCCGGAGAGCGCTGGCCAATCAATGTCCTCATCAAATGTTCAGAAGGATCCAAGCACTGCATTAACTTGGAAAAAAGCGATAGCTACGCGCCCTTTTTGGTTCATCGCATTTGGCCTGTTTGCATGCGGGTTTAGCATGAATCTGTTGGGCACCCATGGTGTGCCGATGCTACAGGATCATGGATTTGACCCGCTCACGGCATCATTCGCGATCGGCTTAATCGGTATTGTCGCTATTCCGAGCACTTTGTTTATGGGTGTTCTTTCAGACAAGTTGCAACGTAAGCATCTGCTCGCCTCTATTTATTTTGTGAGAGGTTTAGGAATGGTGGCACTGGTCATCGTTACGGTCACTTGGCAGCTATATATGGTTGCCGCCGTAGCCGGGATTGTTTGGGCAGGGAGTATTGCCCTTTCTTCCGCAATATTGTCGGATGTATATGGGGTGCGACTTGTCGGATTATTGTATGGATGGACGTACTTCGGCCACCAAATTGGAGCGATGTTAAGTTCTTGGCTCGGGGGGTGGGGATATGAAACCTACGGCACACATCTGGTGGCTTTTGGTATTACAGGTATTTTATTGATAGCAGCTAGTGTTGTTTCCTTATGGTTGAGCAGCTCGTTAAAGCAAAGGCAGAATTATAAGCCTGAGGAGATGGTGCAGTCAGGGTGA
- a CDS encoding acyl-CoA dehydrogenase family protein: MIKNRQVPKPDAVVQGMHDAHGLNFFETDPNVEFLLRNYVPKDEYERVLPLLSKLGEVAGNEVDELAHEADRNPPELVSYDKKGEQVNHVKYHPSYLRLEEIGYGEFGLAAMSHRPGVMDWPTPFSRVLKYSFWYLFAQAEFSLCCPMSMTDSAATILEKYATDEIKEKYLPRLTSTDMDELWTAGQFMTEKQGGSDVGANTVTAKQVGDHWEIWGDKWFCSNVSADIALVLARPEGAQQGSKGLAMFLVPKRLDNGEHNGYRINRLKDKLGTKDMASGEVTFEGAVGYAVGSIENGFKQMMSMVNSSRLSNAVRSAGLMRRSYLESIVAARGRLAFGQQLSQLPLMQEGLFEMLLDTEAAASMIFYTANVFDHSDNDDSDSKKLLRILTPLLKGYICKRARYVTAEAMEIRGGNGYIEDWVNPRLVRDAQLGSIWEGTTNIVALDVLRAIRKDDAGTTLLHHLEQRLSRMSNPYTERAAKLILKRASVISRQMEQISQKQTSIHDVAAKRFMEQMYHLNAASLLLEEADHEIANDGNNRKLFLFIHYYHRYLKAADDPIMFDTSVIEWLDAVIDWEEIPTDVVEKLLEALD, translated from the coding sequence ATGATAAAAAATCGTCAAGTCCCAAAACCGGATGCAGTCGTTCAAGGTATGCATGATGCTCATGGTCTTAATTTTTTTGAAACAGATCCAAATGTTGAATTTTTACTTCGCAATTACGTACCAAAAGATGAATATGAACGAGTGCTTCCGCTTTTGTCGAAATTGGGTGAAGTGGCGGGCAATGAAGTAGATGAATTGGCACATGAAGCGGATCGCAATCCCCCTGAATTGGTCTCTTATGATAAGAAGGGGGAACAAGTAAACCATGTAAAGTATCACCCTTCATACCTTAGGTTGGAAGAAATCGGATATGGCGAATTTGGACTTGCTGCTATGTCCCACCGCCCGGGCGTAATGGATTGGCCGACCCCTTTTTCAAGAGTTTTAAAATACTCATTTTGGTACTTATTTGCCCAAGCTGAATTTAGCCTTTGTTGTCCAATGAGTATGACAGACTCGGCGGCAACCATTCTTGAAAAATATGCAACTGATGAAATAAAAGAAAAATACTTACCTCGATTAACGAGCACCGATATGGATGAGCTTTGGACAGCCGGCCAGTTTATGACCGAAAAACAGGGAGGCTCCGATGTAGGCGCCAATACAGTAACGGCAAAGCAAGTCGGCGATCATTGGGAGATATGGGGAGACAAGTGGTTTTGTTCCAACGTGTCCGCTGACATCGCGTTAGTTCTTGCCCGTCCTGAGGGAGCACAACAAGGCTCAAAGGGGCTTGCGATGTTTTTGGTTCCGAAAAGATTAGATAATGGCGAGCATAATGGTTACCGTATCAATCGATTAAAAGATAAGCTCGGAACAAAAGACATGGCGTCAGGGGAGGTTACGTTTGAAGGAGCCGTCGGGTATGCCGTTGGCAGTATAGAAAACGGTTTTAAACAGATGATGTCCATGGTGAATTCATCACGGCTGTCCAATGCGGTTCGTTCAGCAGGATTGATGAGGCGCAGCTATTTGGAATCGATTGTGGCGGCAAGAGGAAGACTGGCTTTCGGTCAACAACTCAGCCAGCTGCCTTTGATGCAGGAAGGACTCTTCGAAATGCTTCTTGATACTGAAGCAGCCGCATCGATGATTTTTTATACAGCGAACGTGTTCGATCACTCGGATAACGATGATAGTGACTCCAAAAAATTATTGCGCATTCTAACGCCATTACTGAAAGGATATATTTGTAAGCGTGCCCGTTATGTGACCGCGGAGGCCATGGAAATCCGGGGCGGGAACGGATATATTGAAGATTGGGTAAATCCGAGACTCGTGCGCGATGCCCAATTGGGCTCCATCTGGGAAGGAACGACAAATATTGTTGCCCTTGATGTATTAAGGGCTATCCGCAAAGACGATGCAGGCACTACATTACTTCATCATCTTGAACAACGGCTTTCAAGGATGAGTAATCCTTATACCGAACGAGCAGCAAAGCTCATCCTGAAACGTGCAAGTGTTATTTCGAGGCAAATGGAACAAATTTCGCAAAAACAAACAAGCATACATGATGTTGCGGCCAAGCGTTTTATGGAGCAAATGTACCATCTTAATGCAGCAAGTTTATTGCTGGAAGAAGCGGACCATGAAATAGCAAATGACGGCAATAACCGGAAGCTGTTTCTGTTTATTCATTATTATCATCGCTATCTAAAAGCTGCAGATGATCCTATCATGTTTGATACGTCGGTTATTGAGTGGTTGGATGCGGTTATTGATTGGGAGGAAATTCCCACAGACGTTGTTGAGAAATTGTTGGAGGCACTTGATTAA
- a CDS encoding enoyl-CoA hydratase/isomerase family protein, protein MGSPFILKEKQGSTQILRLNHPEARNALVMEMRLELLQALEGAEQDDDIKCIILTGEGKGFSAGGDLSALKELKPLEGRKRLQSSHPLMLKMLEIEKPIIAAVNGAAAGAGFSMTLLCDFIVASEEAFFVQSFINVGLIPDFAAMHFLPMLVGRQRANELMFLGERVSAEDAHQIGIVNRVVPPEQLLSETIDIAEKLEKKAITAMGMTKKIMNEHLNKDLKTLLEMEAQGQDIRFQTEDFKEGVQAFFEKRAPHFTGR, encoded by the coding sequence ATGGGAAGTCCGTTTATTCTGAAAGAGAAACAGGGAAGCACGCAAATATTGCGCTTAAACCATCCGGAAGCCAGAAACGCGTTGGTTATGGAGATGAGACTGGAATTACTGCAAGCATTAGAGGGAGCAGAGCAAGATGATGATATTAAATGTATTATTTTAACAGGTGAAGGCAAGGGATTTTCGGCGGGCGGAGATCTGTCCGCCCTTAAGGAATTAAAACCGCTCGAAGGTAGAAAGAGATTACAAAGCTCACATCCCCTGATGCTGAAAATGTTGGAAATCGAAAAACCGATCATTGCGGCTGTAAACGGGGCTGCTGCCGGCGCGGGTTTCAGCATGACGTTGCTCTGTGATTTTATCGTAGCTTCCGAGGAAGCATTTTTTGTACAAAGTTTTATCAATGTTGGGTTAATTCCGGATTTCGCAGCCATGCACTTCCTACCCATGTTAGTTGGCCGGCAACGGGCAAATGAATTGATGTTTTTAGGTGAACGGGTATCAGCCGAAGATGCCCATCAGATTGGTATTGTAAACCGAGTTGTTCCTCCGGAACAATTATTGTCAGAAACCATTGATATAGCTGAAAAGTTAGAGAAAAAAGCAATAACTGCCATGGGCATGACGAAAAAGATCATGAACGAACATTTGAACAAGGATTTGAAAACCTTACTGGAGATGGAAGCGCAAGGGCAAGATATACGCTTCCAGACCGAAGACTTTAAAGAAGGTGTCCAAGCTTTTTTTGAAAAACGAGCACCGCACTTTACGGGAAGATAA
- a CDS encoding IclR family transcriptional regulator, whose protein sequence is MSNQTDEKDNGKRKYSVPAVEVAFRILTLLSRKKFSQSNLTEIANALSLQPTTCFRVLQQLREDAIVHYDKRTKQYSLGPYLVVLGERAKENSLDIAIILPYLEELSERTGLTSVLVNRIGNTRTTFVAKNEGEDFGLNVSVGRHFSIVDGAYGKCMLAYMEEEESNELLQEVQHTRSLSDDEMNRLKADLPVIRDHGYATNYGETINGVFGVAAPIFNMDDNVDMTINLLGMTAQYDEDELIPKGELLKETAERINAKIKGQGNNLYV, encoded by the coding sequence TTGTCAAACCAAACCGATGAGAAAGATAACGGAAAAAGAAAATATAGTGTGCCTGCCGTTGAAGTGGCATTTAGAATTTTAACGCTCTTAAGTCGAAAAAAATTCAGCCAAAGCAATTTAACGGAAATTGCCAATGCCCTATCATTACAACCGACTACCTGTTTTCGGGTATTGCAGCAGCTTAGAGAAGACGCGATTGTTCACTACGATAAACGAACAAAGCAGTATAGTCTGGGCCCGTACTTAGTTGTTTTGGGGGAGAGAGCGAAAGAAAATTCCTTAGATATTGCCATTATTCTTCCTTATCTTGAGGAGCTTTCAGAAAGAACCGGCCTAACGTCTGTGCTTGTCAATCGAATAGGAAATACCCGCACTACGTTTGTTGCTAAAAATGAAGGCGAAGATTTCGGGCTCAACGTTTCTGTGGGAAGGCATTTTTCGATTGTGGATGGCGCATATGGAAAATGTATGCTCGCGTATATGGAAGAGGAAGAATCAAATGAGTTGCTTCAGGAAGTACAACATACCCGCTCATTATCCGATGATGAAATGAATCGTTTAAAAGCGGACTTGCCGGTGATTCGTGATCATGGATATGCGACCAATTATGGGGAAACCATTAACGGCGTTTTTGGGGTGGCAGCACCTATTTTCAATATGGATGACAATGTGGACATGACCATCAATTTACTTGGAATGACGGCACAATATGATGAAGATGAATTGATCCCTAAAGGTGAATTACTGAAAGAAACGGCCGAGCGAATCAACGCAAAAATTAAAGGTCAGGGGAATAACCTATATGTTTGA